The following DNA comes from Fibrobacter sp. UWP2.
AACCTGGACCAGAAGTTCTTTGATTTTTGGAAGCTCAATTTTAATTACAAGATCGATGTCGAAAATGCCGCCCACGGTGAAGACTACAACATTTGCGGGTTGGCGGAAGGGTCCACGGTGGGCTTGATTCCTGGTGCCGAGAGTAGCTGGCTCGAGGAGCATGAGCAGGACGAGAATCGAACGCTATACGACCATACGGCGAACTTGAACAACACATTCAAGGTGACAAAGTTCATGGAACTCTCGGTAGGCTACAACATGAACTACCGCACGCGCAGCACGAACCAGAGGCTCTATGCCGACTACATGGCGGCTTCGGGGGTTTACGGGGACCCTTGGTTCTCGGCCCGCAAGGGCAAGGCGACGGTCGACGTCATTAACGGCGAAGATACTTTGAAGGTGGACTCGGCGCGTTGGGCCGCCTACTATGCGCTCTCTGACGAGGAATACCTGGCGACGCAATTCGAGGAACGGATTGTCAAGCATACCGCCAACTTGGAATTCAAGTTCAACCTGCCGAGGAACGTGCTCAAGGTGGGCGGCGTGTGGACCGTCCGCAGGGACCTCTCGCGTTTTGAACAGGATGACCTGCTGACGGACTTTGACTTTGAAGACGAGACCTTTGGCATTTTGGGCTATTACTTCCATGGCGGTGACTACTTTGAACAGCGCTACCCGGTTTCGCTCACGACGGTGGTTGGGGGCTTCCGCAACATGCTCTCGGTGGTGCCGCGGTACAAGGTCTACAACCGCGACAACATGGATGACTTTGAGTGGATCCTTTCTGACAACATGACCATCCCGCTTTCCAAGAACTTTGTGGACTTGTTGCTCGAGGGCTCCTTTAGGCAGGAGTTCATGAACCGCGACGAGGACGGGCAACGCCTGGAAGAGAGCGAGCTCGACGTGTCGGGTTCTGGAACGCTCCGCTTTACGCATACCGACAACCTGACCTCGGAATGGACCGTGGGTGCCTATTGTGCCTACCGCCCCGACTACAAGGTGGACCAGTACAAGGATATTTACGGGATGCTCACGGTAAACTACGCCTTCTAGTGTAGGCTTTGAAAATCGGTTTTTTAGAGAGAAAACGCAAAATTTTCAAAATTTTTGGCGAAATCCCTTGACAAAGCGGTTGTAATATCTATATTTGACCCCGTCTAACAGACGATGCTTCATAGCTCAGTTGGTAGAGCCCGCGACTGTTAATCGCGTTGTCCTTGGTTCGAGTCCAAGTGAAGCAGCTTAAGAACCCCGTTCGAAAGAGCGGGGTTCTTTGTTTTGCTATATTGTGGGCATGATCAAGAAGCTTTTGTTTGCAATTTTCGCCGCGGCCGCCTTTGCGCTGGCTGCGGAACCCCTCGTTATTGAAGGCCGCCTGGTTGAGATTCCGGGCAAGATGCCGAGCAACGACCTCTACAGCTATGTGTACGTCTTTAAGTACAAGGTGCAGAAGGTGGTCTCGGGCGACTACGAGTCCAAGGAAATCTTGGTGGGCGTCTACAACCCGCTCATTGCCCGCGGCAAGGTCAAGGACAAGATGGCTGCCAAGAGCAAGGGCAACGTGGGCGAGTTCAAGGCGAAGGCGAAACAGACGCTTACGCTTGTGCCGCTCGAGGGCAACTGGGACGGAGCTGTCGAGGACGAGTACTTTGATAATGAGAGCCCGCGCTACCTCGCCATCGAGGTGAACGAGTAAGAACGTGTTGTGTCATCCTGAGTGTAGTGGCGCAGTCACGAAATCGAAGGATTTCTCTGAATTAGATTCTTCGACTACGCCTACGGCTTCGCTCAGAATGACGCCTTAGTAACCTATGGTTTTCTCTTCCCAGATTTTCCTGTTCTACTTTCTCCCGACGTTTTTGGTCGGGTACTTTGTGCTTTTGAAGGCGGGCGTCAAGCACTCTGGCCTGAATTTTTTCATCACCGTCTTTAGCTACATCTTTTACGGCTGGCTCGAACCTTGGCTTGTCTTTTTAATGTTTGGTTCGACGCTCGTGGTGTACATTAGCGGCCGGTTGATTTCGGCCGAGGGCGCAAGCAAGCGCCAGCGCAACTGGGCGTTGGTCATGGCGATTGTCGTGAATCTTGGGGCGCTGGGATTCTTTAAATACTACATGTTTGGCATGGGCGCATTCAACAGTGTCATTGAGAGGCTCGGGTTTGAACCGTTCTCGGTGATGACGGTACTTTTGCCGGTGGGCATCTCGTTCTATACGTTCCAGTCGATGAGTTATGCGATTGATGTTTGGCGTGGCACGGCACCCCCGGTCAAGGACTTTGCCACCTTCGCCTGCTATGTGGCGTTGTTCCCGCAGCTCGTGGCGGGTCCGATTGTACGTTACAATACCGTGGCGGAGGAACTTGCGACGCGTACGCACACCGTCGAGAATTTTGTGCGCGGCATCCTGTTCTTTAGCTTTGGCTTTGCCGAAAAGATTTTTTTGGCGAACCAGGTGGGGATCATTGCCGACCGTGTTTTTGCCGCCGACGCTCCGGGCGTAATCAACTGCTGGTGGGGCTCGCTCGCGTACATGTTCCAGATTTACTTTGACTTCTCGGCGTATAGCAACATGGCGATTGGGCTTGGGCTCATGCTGGGCTTCCATTTCCCGCGCAACTTCAACGGCCCTTACCGCTCGGTGAGCATTACTGACTTTTGGAAAAAGTGGCATATTTCGCTGACCAGCTGGTTCCGCGACTACCTCTACATTGCGCTGGGCGGGAACCGCGTGGGCAAAAAGCGCCTTTACTTTAATTTGTTCATGGTGATGTTCTTGAGCGGCGTGTGGCACGGTGCCAACTGGACGTTTGTTTGCTGGGGCCTGTACCATGCTTTCTTTATGATCGTGGAGCGCGCCAACAACAAGAACGCCTTTTACTACAAGGCACCGCGTCTGGTGCAAATCTTGATTACGCAGGTGCTGGTGCTATTTGGCTGGGTGCTTTTCCGTGCCGACAGCATTGGCGAGGCTTGGCGCATGTGGAAGGCCATGCTCGGCCTTATGCCGGTGAGTGCCGCCGATGCCATCCTTACGGCCGAAATCTTCACGCCTACGTGCGTGGTGTTCATGGCTTTGGCAGCCCTGTTCTCGTTCTGGCGCTTCCGCAGTTTTGACTGGTGCAACGTCGTGAGCGTCAAAAGAGCCCTGGTAGCGCTCGGTTTGTTCGTTTTGGCGGCCCTGGCGCTCTTTACCCAAAGCTACAATCCCTTCTTGTATTTCCAGTTCTAGTTTTTTACTACATTGACTCACATGAGTGAAGATGTTCAGAATTTGGATGAAGCCGCCGAAGAATCGGCGGAACTCCCGAAAGTAGAAAGCCGTGAAGATTTGGCCCGCATTATCCAGGCCCTGGTGTTTGCGTCGCCCGATATTGTGACGCTCAAAAAATTGCGCGAAATTCTAGGCGACTTTTTGGACGCGAGGTCGGTGGCCGACGCCCTCATTACGGCAAACGACTCACTCAACAAGATTCAGTCCCCCTTTGAGATTGTGGAACAGGCGGGCGGTTACAGGTTCCGTACGCGAGCCAAGTACTACCCGTGGGTGCGCAAGCTGTTCCCCGAGGCGAACGCCCGCCGCCTGAGCCAGGCCGCCCTCGAGACGCTCGCCGTGATTGCCTACCAGCAGCCCATCACCAAGGCTGCCATTGAACAGGTTCGCGGAGTGTCTTCGGTCGATGGCCCAATTCGCAACTTGCTCGACAAGGGATTCGTGGCTTTGGGCGCCCGCGCCGATACGGTGGGGAACCCCTACACTTATGTGACGACCCAGGAGTTCATGAAGTACTTTGGCATCAACCGTATTCCCGAGGACCTGCCGCGCCTGCGCGAGTTCAGCGAACTTTTGGAAGCGGGTGCACTGGTGCCGCAGTACGCGAAGCCCGAGAACGCCCCCGAGGAGCCCAAGCCGCCCGAGGAGACTCCGGACCAGATTGAACTTTCGATGGGGGATGCATAATGGCTGCGACCCCGTTAATGCAGCAGTACTACGAGATCAAAAAGCAAAATCCCGGCTGCATCCTCTTTTTTCGCATGGGCGATTTCTTCGAACTGTTCGAGGACGACGCCGTCATTGCCTCCAAAATTTTAGGTCTTACTCTCACGAGCCGTAACAACGGCGCCTCGGGGGCGACGCCCTTGTGCGGGTTCCCGCACCATGCTGCCGACCGCTACGTGCCCAAGATGGTGGCCGCCGGATACCGCATTGCCATTTGCGAGCAAGTCGAGGACCCCAAGCTCGCCAAGGGAATCGTCAAACGCGATATCGTCGAGATTATCAGTGCCGGTACCGCGATGGACGAGACGAACCTCAACGCGAAAGAGGCGAACTACCTTTGCGCCTACATCCCGGCGACGGTCGAAACGGCTGCAGGCTCGAATGCCCGCCAGAACCTGGGACCGGCAGGGGAGTCGGGTTCGTGCTGCGCGGCTTTTGCCTTTGCCGACGTGACCACGGGTTACTTGGCCGCCTGCCTCAGCAGCGAGCAGTCTTTTGAATGCGAGTTCAGCCGCCGCATGCCCAAGGAGATTGTGGTGCCCGAGGGTTGCAATATTCCCGCGGGTATCATGGACCTGATCAAGGCGGAGAATGTCTTGGTGACGGAGCTCCCGACGTTCCTCTTTGGCGAGGAACAGGCGAGGGAGGTGCTGTTCAGCCACTTTAAGGTGGAGGCGCTGGACGGACTCGGCCTGGACGGTCGCACTTCGGAGACCGCGGTGACGGGTGCCCTGCTGCAATACCTGATGGACCAGAAAAAATCCGAGCTGAGCCACTTTACGTCGCTCGAGATTTTGAACCTGGACGACTACATGACGCTCGACCCGAGCACGCTCCGCAACTTGGAACTGGTGCGTCCGCTCAACGCCGACGATTATTCCAGCACGCTTTGCTCGGTTTTGGATTTTACCGTGACTGCGATGGGCGGCAGAACGCTCAAGGACTGGGTGAGCCACCCGCTAATTTCGGTGGAGAAGATTCGCAGCCGTGAGGAGGCGGTGGCGGAACTGGTGCAAAATCCGGTCGCCCTGGACGAGCTCAAGGATTCGCTCACGAGCATCCTCGACATGGAACGCCTGATGGGACGCGTCGGATCGGGGCGTGCCAATGCGCGCGACCTGGCGGGAATGGGACGCTCGCTTAGCCAGGCCTCCAAGGTGGCCGACGTGCTGGAGGGGCTGCGTGCTCCTGTGTTCGAGGGCCTGCGCGAGACACTTTTGCGTGCAAAGGGCCGCGGCGAGGAACTGCTCCAGAATTTTAACGAAGACTTGCCGCTCACCATACGCGAGGGCGGCATGATTCGACCCGGCGCCAATGCCGAGCTCGATGCGATGAATGCAGACATCAAGGAACGCAGGGAATGGATTGCCTCCCTCGAAGTCCGCGAACGCGAACGCTTGGGGATCCCGAGCCTCAAGGTGGGCTACAACCGCGTGTTCGGTTACTACATCGAGATTACCAAGGCGCAAATGGCGAAGGCGACGCAGCCGATTCCCGAGGAATACATCCGCAAGCAGACGACTGTGAACGGCGAACGCTACATCACGCCCGAGATGAAGGAATGCGAGTCCATCATCAGCAACGCCGAAGTAAACATTCATGCGCTGGAATACAAGTTTTTTTGCGAACTGCGCGAACGCGTGAACAGCTGGCGCGCCGAACTCCAGGAGATTGCCGACGCCATTGCCCGCGTCGACAGCCTGTACAGTTTTGCCCGCGCCGCACGCAAGTACAACTATGTTTGCCCTGAGGTGTTCGATGGCACGGGGATTGAAATTCGCGGAGGGTTCCACCCGGTGATTGTCGCCGTGAACCCTGATTTGGACTTTATCCCGAACGACGTTTCGCTGAGCCCCGACGGCACACGCCTCATGCTCATTACGGGGCCGAATATGGCAGGTAAATCGACGTACCTGCGCCAGACCGGGCTCATTGTGCTCATGGCGCAAATCGGATGCTTTGTGCCTGCCGAGAGCGCTCGCATTGGCGTGGTGGACCGCATATTCACCCGCGTGGGCGCGAGCGACCGCCTGAGCCGCGGTCTCAGTACCTTTATGGTCGAGATGATCGAGACGGCGAACATCTTGCGCAATGCGACCCCGCACAGCTTGGTGCTGCTCGATGAAATCGGCCGCGGTACCAGCACGTTTGACGGGCTCTCGATTGCATGGTCCATCGTGGAGACGCTGCACGGCGAGCCCGCCCGCATGGCGCTTACGCTTTTTGCGACGCACTACCACGAATTGACCGGCCTGGTCGACAGCCTGGAACACGCTGGGAACTTCCAGGTGGCTGTGCAAGAGAAGGGCGACAAGCTCATATTCCTCCACAAGATTCTGGCGGGTGCCTGCGACTCGAGTTACGGTATCCATGTGGCCGAGATGGCGGGCCTCCCGAATACGGTGGTGCGCCGCGCGAGGAAGATTCTTTTGCGCCTTGAAAAGCAGCAGATTGACCCGAGCGACGAGGCCGCCCACAAGAAGATTGTGGCGAAGCCCCAAATGGATTTGTTCGCGCCGCCCGACGAGAATACGCAGCTGCTGAAGGATGAAATTCGCCGGCTCAAGCCCGAGGAGATGACCCCCATGCAGGCGCTCCAGTGCCTGATGGACTTGAAGCAAGCCTACGGGAAGTGATGTGGCAAATCTATAATATAAGAACGTCATCCTGAGCGAAGCCCGCGGGGCGGAGTCGAATGATCCAGGGACGAAAGATGATTGATTTTACCGCTTTAATGTCTTATGCCTTCGAGAATCGGCTGTACGAGTCCGAGGTCCATGGCATTGAGCATTGGCACCAGGTGGAATTCAATGGACTTTTGCTGGTGCCTAAGACCGGCGCCGACGTTGACGTGGTCCGCTTGTTTGCAATATTCCACGACAGCCGCCGCTTTGACGACGCCTACGATGCCGAGCATGGTCCGCGCGGAGCCGAGTTTGCAAAACTCTGCCGTGACCAAAAGCTATTTGGACTGGAAGACGAACGCTTTGACAAGCTCTACAAGGCGTGCCAAATGCACACGAAGGTTCCGCGCACGGGCGACCCCACCATAGACACCTGCTTTGATGCCGACCGCCTGGACCTGGGCCGTGTGGGCTTCAAGCTGAATCCCGAAAAGATGGCGACAGAATGGGGCGCAAAAATCGCCCGCAAGTCGTTGACCTCGGGCGTTTCTGTTTTTCACATGCGGGAGTGGATTCGCGAGTTCCACTTTTAACGGAAGGCGATGAGCGCTATTCGATCCAGTTCATGCGTCCAGTGAACTGGAGTTCTTCTTTTACAGCCTGGAACGTGCAGCTGATTTCGACGGCAGCGTTCTTGGGGAGGGCGGTGACGCCCACGGCTGTGCGCGCGTGCTTGCCGTTTTCGCCAAGGATCTGGACCGCGAGTTCGCTGGCGCCGTTCAGTACGGCGGGTTGCTCGTGGAAGTCCGCGGCGGACTGCACAAAGCCCTGCATTTGCACCAGACGGAGCGTCTCGCCGTGCTCCAAAAGTCCCATGGCGGCGGCGATGTTATTTAAAAGGCAAATGCGGGCGGCTTCGGTTGCCTTTTCGACGGAAAGTTCTGTCGGGACGGTTCCCGTGTATGTCGAAAAGTCTCCTTTTACAGATGGGAGCTGGCCCGAGACGACGATGGTGTCGCCAAAGCGCGTTGCCGGGATGTAGGCGGCGAGCGGTACGGGGCACTCTGGCAGGGTGAGGCTCAGTTCTTCGACTTTCTTCTTGATA
Coding sequences within:
- a CDS encoding MBOAT family protein; this encodes MVFSSQIFLFYFLPTFLVGYFVLLKAGVKHSGLNFFITVFSYIFYGWLEPWLVFLMFGSTLVVYISGRLISAEGASKRQRNWALVMAIVVNLGALGFFKYYMFGMGAFNSVIERLGFEPFSVMTVLLPVGISFYTFQSMSYAIDVWRGTAPPVKDFATFACYVALFPQLVAGPIVRYNTVAEELATRTHTVENFVRGILFFSFGFAEKIFLANQVGIIADRVFAADAPGVINCWWGSLAYMFQIYFDFSAYSNMAIGLGLMLGFHFPRNFNGPYRSVSITDFWKKWHISLTSWFRDYLYIALGGNRVGKKRLYFNLFMVMFLSGVWHGANWTFVCWGLYHAFFMIVERANNKNAFYYKAPRLVQILITQVLVLFGWVLFRADSIGEAWRMWKAMLGLMPVSAADAILTAEIFTPTCVVFMALAALFSFWRFRSFDWCNVVSVKRALVALGLFVLAALALFTQSYNPFLYFQF
- the scpB gene encoding SMC-Scp complex subunit ScpB produces the protein MSEDVQNLDEAAEESAELPKVESREDLARIIQALVFASPDIVTLKKLREILGDFLDARSVADALITANDSLNKIQSPFEIVEQAGGYRFRTRAKYYPWVRKLFPEANARRLSQAALETLAVIAYQQPITKAAIEQVRGVSSVDGPIRNLLDKGFVALGARADTVGNPYTYVTTQEFMKYFGINRIPEDLPRLREFSELLEAGALVPQYAKPENAPEEPKPPEETPDQIELSMGDA
- the mutS gene encoding DNA mismatch repair protein MutS, whose protein sequence is MAATPLMQQYYEIKKQNPGCILFFRMGDFFELFEDDAVIASKILGLTLTSRNNGASGATPLCGFPHHAADRYVPKMVAAGYRIAICEQVEDPKLAKGIVKRDIVEIISAGTAMDETNLNAKEANYLCAYIPATVETAAGSNARQNLGPAGESGSCCAAFAFADVTTGYLAACLSSEQSFECEFSRRMPKEIVVPEGCNIPAGIMDLIKAENVLVTELPTFLFGEEQAREVLFSHFKVEALDGLGLDGRTSETAVTGALLQYLMDQKKSELSHFTSLEILNLDDYMTLDPSTLRNLELVRPLNADDYSSTLCSVLDFTVTAMGGRTLKDWVSHPLISVEKIRSREEAVAELVQNPVALDELKDSLTSILDMERLMGRVGSGRANARDLAGMGRSLSQASKVADVLEGLRAPVFEGLRETLLRAKGRGEELLQNFNEDLPLTIREGGMIRPGANAELDAMNADIKERREWIASLEVRERERLGIPSLKVGYNRVFGYYIEITKAQMAKATQPIPEEYIRKQTTVNGERYITPEMKECESIISNAEVNIHALEYKFFCELRERVNSWRAELQEIADAIARVDSLYSFARAARKYNYVCPEVFDGTGIEIRGGFHPVIVAVNPDLDFIPNDVSLSPDGTRLMLITGPNMAGKSTYLRQTGLIVLMAQIGCFVPAESARIGVVDRIFTRVGASDRLSRGLSTFMVEMIETANILRNATPHSLVLLDEIGRGTSTFDGLSIAWSIVETLHGEPARMALTLFATHYHELTGLVDSLEHAGNFQVAVQEKGDKLIFLHKILAGACDSSYGIHVAEMAGLPNTVVRRARKILLRLEKQQIDPSDEAAHKKIVAKPQMDLFAPPDENTQLLKDEIRRLKPEEMTPMQALQCLMDLKQAYGK
- a CDS encoding RidA family protein, giving the protein MDIKKKVEELSLTLPECPVPLAAYIPATRFGDTIVVSGQLPSVKGDFSTYTGTVPTELSVEKATEAARICLLNNIAAAMGLLEHGETLRLVQMQGFVQSAADFHEQPAVLNGASELAVQILGENGKHARTAVGVTALPKNAAVEISCTFQAVKEELQFTGRMNWIE